In one Culex quinquefasciatus strain JHB chromosome 2, VPISU_Cqui_1.0_pri_paternal, whole genome shotgun sequence genomic region, the following are encoded:
- the LOC6035930 gene encoding heat shock 70 kDa protein cognate 5, translated as MLKAAKFVSRALTENRSLLQNGGVLGNSLQARLKSDTVKGAVIGIDLGTTNSCVAVMEGKAAKVIENAEGARTTPSHVAFTKDGERLVGMPAKRQAVTNSANTFYATKRLIGRRFDDAEIKKDLKNLSYKVTKASNGDAWVQGGDGKVYSPSQIGAFVLMKMRETAEAYLNTSVKNAVVTVPAYFNDSQRQATKDAGQIAGLNVLRVINEPTAAALAYGMDKSEDKIIAVYDLGGGTFDISILEIQKGVFEVKSTNGDTLLGGEDFDNHIVNHLVQEFKKDQGVDITKDPMAMQRLKEAAEKAKCELSSSVQTDINLPYITMDASGPKHLNLKFTRAKLEQLVGDLIKRTIGPCQKALSDAEVAKSDIGEVLLVGGMSRMPKVQQTVQDIFGRTPSRAVNPDEAVAVGAAVQGGVLAGDVTDVLLLDVTPLSLGIETLGGVFTRLITRNTTIPTKKSQVFSTAADGQTQVEIKVHQGEREMASDNKMLGSFTLVGIPPAPRGVPQIEVVFDIDANGIVHVSAKDKGTGKEQQIVIQSSGGLSKDEIENMVKNAEQYAASDKLKKDRIEAVNQAEGIVHDTESKMEEFKDQLPKEECDKLREEITKVREILANKDEADPEEIRKTVGALQQSSLKLFEMAYKKMASERESSGSSSSSSSSSSEDAEKKEKENKN; from the exons ATGTTGAAGGCAGCCAAATTCGTGTCCCGAGCGCTGACCGAGAACCGGTCGCTGCTGCAGAAT GGAGGAGTCCTTGGCAACAGCCTGCAGGCCCGACTCAA GTCTGACACGGTCAAGGGCGCTGTCATCGGTATCGATCTGGGCACGACCAACTCGTGCGTGGCCGTGATGGAGGGCAAGGCCGCAAAGGTGATCGAGAATGCGGAGGGTGCGCGCACCACCCCGTCGCACGTGGCCTTCACCAAGGACGGCGAGCGGCTGGTGGGCATGCCGGCCAAACGCCAGGCCGTCACCAACTCGGCGAACACGTTCTACGCAACGAAGCGGTTGATCGGTCGTCGCTTCGACGATGCTGAGATCAAGAAGGACTTGAAGAATCTGTCGTACAAGGTGACCAAGGCTTCCAATGGGGACGCTTGGGTCCAGGGCGGTGATGGTAAGGTGTACTCGCCCAGCCAGATTGGTGCGTTTGTGCTGATGAAGATGCGCGAGACGGCGGAGGCTTATCTGAACACGAGCGTGAAGAATGCCGTGGTTACGGTGCCGGCTTACTTTAACGATTCGCAGCGTCAGGCTACGAAGGATGCCGGGCAAATTGCCGGGTTGAACGTGCTGCGTGTGATCAACGAGCCGACGGCGGCCGCGTTGGCTTACGGCATGGACAAGAGCGAGGACAAGATCATTGCCGTTTACGATTTGGGCGGTGGCACCTTTGATATTTCGATTCTGGAGATTCAGAAGGGCGTGTTCGAGGTCAAGTCTACGAATGGTGATACGCTGCTGGGAGGCGAGGACTTTGACAACCACATTGTGAATCACCTGGTGCAGGAGTTCAAGAAGGACCAGGGCGTGGACATTACCAAGGATCCGATGGCGATGCAACGGCTGAAGGAAGCGGCGGAGAAGGCCAAGTGCGAGCTTTCGTCGTCGGTGCAGACGGATATCAACTTGCCTTATATCACGATGGACGCTTCTGGACCGAAACATTTGAACTTGAAGTTCACCCGGGCTAAGCTGGAGCAGCTGGTTGGAGATTTGATCAAGCGCACGATTGGTCCGTGCCAGAAGGCTCTGTCGGATGCCGAGGTGGCCAAGTCGGACATTGGAGAGGTTCTGCTCGTTGGTGGAATGTCCCGTATGCCGAAGGTTCAACAGACCGTGCAGGACATCTTTGGCCGTACGCCGTCGCGTGCCGTGAATCCGGATGAGGCTGTGGCCGTTGGTGCCGCTGTTCAGGGTGGTGTGCTGGCTGGTGACGTTACCGACGTGCTGCTGCTCGATGTGACGCCGCTGTCGCTCGGAATTGAAACCCTTGGCGGAGTGTTCACCCGTTTGATCACCCGTAACACGACCATTCCCACCAAGAAGTCGCAGGTCTTCTCGACTG CTGCCGATGGTCAGACCCAGGTTGAGATCAAGGTGCACCAGGGTGAGCGCGAGATGGCCTCGGACAACAAGATGCTTGGTTCGTTCACGCTCGTTGGAATCCCGCCGGCGCCGCGTGGCGTTCCCCAGATTGAGGTCGTGTTTGACATCGACGCCAACGGTATCGTTCACGTTTCGGCCAAGGACAAGGGCACCGGCAAGGAGCAGCAGA TTGTGATTCAATCTTCCGGCGGTCTGAGCAAGGACGAAATCGAAAACATGGTCAAGAACGCCGAACAGTACGCCGCGAGCGACAAGCTCAAGAAGGACCGCATCGAGGCCGTGAACCAGGCGGAAGGAATCGTGCACGACACGGAATCCAAGATGGAGGAGTTCAAGGATCAGCTGCCCAAGGAGGAG TGTGACAAACTGCGCGAGGAGATCACCAAGGTGCGGGAAATTCTGGCCAACAAGGACGAAGCCGATCCGGAGGAGATCCGCAAGACCGTCGGTGCCCTGCAGCAGTCCTCGCTGAAGCTGTTCGAGATGGCGTACAAAAAG ATGGCTTCGGAGCGCGAAAGCAGCGGTAGCagttccagcagcagcagcagcagtagcgaaGATGCCGAGAAGAAGGAGAAGGAGAACAAGAACTAA
- the LOC6035926 gene encoding ras-related protein Rab-18A yields MQQENILATFKILIIGESGVGKSSLMLRFTEDDFDKDQALTIGVDFKTKIVEIDNVKVKLAIWDTAGQERFRTLTPSYYRDAQGAILVYDVTKKDTFQKLESWLNELEIYGTRNNMAKMIVGNKIDSTDRAITRDDGFRFAKKHRTMFIETSARTNEGVRDAFEEVVRKIMETDGLWERNDYGDSLDLNRGGGQQSGCSC; encoded by the exons ATGCAGCAGGAAAATATTCTAGCGACGTTCAAAATTCTAATAATAGGAGAGAGCGGTGTCGGAAAATCTAG CTTAATGCTAAGGTTCACCGAGGACGATTTCGACAAAGATCAGGCTTTAACGATTGGAGTGGACTTCAAAACCAAAATCGTAGAAATTGACAACGTAAAAGTTAAGCTAGCCATCTGGGACACGGCAGGACAGGAACGGTTCCGGACACTGACCCCGAGTTATTACAG AGATGCACAGGGCGCAATACTCGTGTACGACGTTACGAAAAAGGACACCTTCCAGAAGCTCGAGTCCTGGCTGAACGAGCTGGAAATCTACGGCACGCGGAACAACATGGCCAAGATGATTGTGGGCAATAAGATCGACTCGACGGACAGAGCGATAACGCGGGACGACGGCTTCCGGTTCGCCAAGAAGCACCGTACGATGTTCATCGAGACCTCGGCGCGAACGAACGAGGGCGTGCGGGACGCGTTCGAGGAGGTGGTTCGGAAG ATCATGGAAACGGACGGCCTTTGGGAGCGCAACGACTACGGTGATTCGCTAGATTTGAACAGGGGAGGAGGACAGCAATCCGGGTGCTCGTGTTAA